The following proteins are encoded in a genomic region of Coffea eugenioides isolate CCC68of chromosome 6, Ceug_1.0, whole genome shotgun sequence:
- the LOC113774508 gene encoding probable transcription factor At5g61620, which produces MGRKCSHCGNIGHNSRTCTAYSRGNISVMAAGLRLFGVQLDVSCNSAPSSSNSNSIAMKKSFSLDCLSSSTTSSPSPSSSLSSSRISISENSDKISIGYLSDGLLGRPQERKKGVPWTEEEHRSFLVGLEKLGKGDWRGISRNFVTTRTPTQVASHAQKYFLRQASLNKKKRRSSLFDMVGSKNAARHQVFDLSFELNNDTTSATCLSSKASSDLDTAAPLLDLNSFAVDTTTNHQACIEVQEGSSSHHMDIDSMSIWPAASGSSSYQLSNISSITSTTGAPDLELTLAAPKTAAQNNPPPPPASILIMGPISVI; this is translated from the exons ATGGGCAGAAAGTGCTCACATTGTGGGAACATAGGCCACAATTCAAGGACTTGTACCGCTTATTCTAGGGGCAATATTAGTGTTATGGCTGCTGGCTTGAGGCTTTTTGGGGTACAGCTTGATGTCTCGTGCAATTCTGCTCCTTCTTCTTCTAATTCTAATTCCATTGCCATGAAGAAAAGTTTCAGCTTGGATTGCTTGTCTTCATCAACGACCTCATCTCCTTCACCATCATCGTCACTCTCTTCATCAAGAATTTCCATCAGTGAAAACTCTGACAAGATATCTATTGGTTATCTCTCCGACGGACTCTTAGGTCGACCTCAGGAAAGGAAAAAAG GGGTTCCATGGACAGAAGAGGAACACCGTTCTTTCCTAGTTGGACTTGAAAAGTTAGGAAAAGGAGACTGGAGGGGAATTTCAAGAAACTTCGTGACCACAAGGACACCAACCCAAGTTGCCAGTCATGCTCAGAAGTATTTTCTTCGCCAAGCCAGtctcaacaaaaagaaaaggcgATCCAGCCTATTTGACATG GTTGGGAGCAAGAACGCAGCCCGTCATCAGGTTTTCGATTTGAGTTTCGAGCTAAATAATGATACAACCTCAGCTACTTGTCTGAGCAGCAAAGCAAGCTCAGATCTTGACACAGCTGCCCCTTTGTTAGACCTTAATTCATTTGCTGTGGATACTACAACCAATCACCAAGCTTGCATAGAAGTTCAAGAGGGCTCTTCATCACATCACATGGATATCGACTCCATGTCCATTTGGCCAGCTGCATCCGGATCTTCAAGCTATCAGCTCTCGAATATTTCCTCCATCACGAGTACTACCGGAGCTCCTGATTTGGAGCTGACTCTGGCCGCCCCGAAGACGGCGGCTCAAAACAACCCTCCCCCGCCTCCAGCTTCCATCCTAATTATGGGACCAATCAGTGTTATCTGA
- the LOC113775232 gene encoding K(+) efflux antiporter 4 isoform X1 produces MHQPKQKILSPFILCFFCCFLTAVDQANVGNAALLESNSSSPDKPKEDSFADMMNRALEKEFNDTNEQSDEIDHGSFNNSVAEQQAVLETVARVRTKKNDTKEEDEDMPRLIDQEDNEFTLSNSKSKFPILQLDIRLISDLVVVIVSATCGGIAFACAGQPVITGYLLAGSVVGPGGFSIVSEMVQVETVAQFGVIFLLFALGLEFSTAKLRVVQAVAVLGGLLQIFLFMCLCGITASLCSGETSEGIFVGVFLSMSSTAVVLKFLMERKSIMTLHGRITVGTLILQDCAVGLLFALLPILDGTSGAFDGIISIAKLLVVLVTFLTILAVLARTCIPRFLKLMISLSSQTNELYQLASVAFCLLVAWCSDKLGLSFELGSFAAGVMISTTDLGQHTLEQVEPIRNFFAALFLASIGMLIHVQFLWNHIDILLAAVILVIIFKTAVVAAVVKGFGYGSKTSLLVGMSLSQIGEFAFLLLSRASNLHLIEGKLYMLLLGTTALSLVTTPLLFKLIPAVVHLGVLLRWFPPDVSNEVTGCDTCLPRCILPYFPYRRHNGEVKMRRPGIDLCLLSASI; encoded by the exons ATGCATCAACCGAAACAAAAGATTCTCTCTCCATTCATTCTCTGCTTCTTCTGCTGCTTTCTAACTGCAGTCGATCAAGCCAACGTCGGCAATGCCGCGCTCCTTGAATCCAACTCTTCCTCGCCGGACAAGCCCAAAGAAGATAGCTTCGCTGACATGATGAATAGAGCTCTGGAAAAGGAGTTTAACGATACCAATGAACAATCCGACG AAATTGATCACGGGAGCTTCAATAATAGCGTTGCGGAACAGCAG GCAGTTTTGGAAACTGTTGCAAGAGTTAGGACCAAGAAAAATGACACAAAGGAAGA AGATGAAGATATGCCAAGGTTGATAGATCAGGAG GACAATGAATTCACTCTGTCCAATTCCAAGTCAAAGTTTCCAATACTGCAGTTGGACATAAG ATTAATATCGGATCTGGTAGTTGTCATTGTATCTGCAACTTGTGGTGGAATTGCTTTTGCTTGTGCTGGACAACCG GTAATAACAGGGTATCTGCTAGCAGGATCTGTTGTTGGACCTGGGGGGTTCAGTATAGTCAGTGAAATGGTGCAA GTTGAAACAGTAGCACAATTTGGTGtcatttttctcctttttgcatTGGGCTTGGAGTTCTCCACAGCTAAG CTTCGTGTTGTTCAAGCAGTTGCTGTGTTAGGGGGCTTGCTCCAAATATTTCTTTTTATGTGTTTGTGCGGGATAACTGCCTCG CTCTGCAGTGGTGAAACTTCTGAAGGGATttttgttggtgtcttcttgtCAATGTCTTCGACAGCTGTG GTTTTAAAGTTTTTGATGGAAAGAAAAAGTATTATGACGCTTCACGGTCGGATTACTGTTGGGACCTTAATTTTGCAG GATTGTGCTGTAGGGCTGCTGTTTGCATTACTTCCAATTCTGGATGGTACATCTGGTGCTTTTGATGGAATAATATCAATTGCTAAATT GTTGGTAGTTCTAGTTACATTCTTGACCATTTTGGCAGTACTAGCACGTACATGTATACCTCGGTTTCTTAAGCTGATGATAAGCCTCTCATCACAG ACCAATGAGCTTTACCAATTGGCATCTGTGGCTTTCTGCTTGCTTGTTGCTTGG TGTAGCGATAAGCTGGGTCTAAGCTTTGAATTGGGTTCCTTTGCTGCTGGAGTGATGATATCAACAACTGATCTTGGTCAGCACACTCTTGAGCAG GTTGAGCCCATCCGAAACTTCTTTGCTGCTCTTTTTCTTGCCAGCATTGGAATGCTTATTCATGTCCAATTCCTTTGGAATCATATTGACATACTGCTGGCTGCAGTTATATtagttattatttttaaaactgCTGTAGTTGCAGCAGTAGTTAAGGGTTTCGGCTATGGTAGTAAAACATCACTTCTT GTTGGAATGTCCTTGTCCCAGATAGGAGAATTTGCTTTTCTTCTTCTAAGTCGCGCTTCAAATCTTCATCTGATTGAG GGTAAGTTGTACATGCTGCTTCTTGGCACAACAGCTCTCAGCCTG GTGACTACGCCATTGCTATTCAAACTGATTCCTGCTGTTGTACACCTTGGAGTGCTACTGCGATGGTTCCCCCCTGATGTTTCAAATGAG GTAACTGGATGTGATACCTGCTTACCCAGATGTATCCTTCCGTATTTTCCAT ACCGGCGACATAATGGGGAAGTGAAGATGCGGAGGCCTGGTATTGATCTCTGTCTTCTGAGCGCAAGTATATGA
- the LOC113775232 gene encoding K(+) efflux antiporter 4 isoform X3, with translation MHQPKQKILSPFILCFFCCFLTAVDQANVGNAALLESNSSSPDKPKEDSFADMMNRALEKEFNDTNEQSDEIDHGSFNNSVAEQQAVLETVARVRTKKNDTKEEDEDMPRLIDQEDNEFTLSNSKSKFPILQLDIRLISDLVVVIVSATCGGIAFACAGQPVITGYLLAGSVVGPGGFSIVSEMVQVETVAQFGVIFLLFALGLEFSTAKLRVVQAVAVLGGLLQIFLFMCLCGITASLCSGETSEGIFVGVFLSMSSTAVVLKFLMERKSIMTLHGRITVGTLILQDCAVGLLFALLPILDGTSGAFDGIISIAKLLVVLVTFLTILAVLARTCIPRFLKLMISLSSQTNELYQLASVAFCLLVAWCSDKLGLSFELGSFAAGVMISTTDLGQHTLEQVEPIRNFFAALFLASIGMLIHVQFLWNHIDILLAAVILVIIFKTAVVAAVVKGFGYGSKTSLLVGMSLSQIGEFAFLLLSRASNLHLIEGKLYMLLLGTTALSLVTTPLLFKLIPAVVHLGVLLRWFPPDVSNEVTGCDTCLPRCILPYFPYRPAT, from the exons ATGCATCAACCGAAACAAAAGATTCTCTCTCCATTCATTCTCTGCTTCTTCTGCTGCTTTCTAACTGCAGTCGATCAAGCCAACGTCGGCAATGCCGCGCTCCTTGAATCCAACTCTTCCTCGCCGGACAAGCCCAAAGAAGATAGCTTCGCTGACATGATGAATAGAGCTCTGGAAAAGGAGTTTAACGATACCAATGAACAATCCGACG AAATTGATCACGGGAGCTTCAATAATAGCGTTGCGGAACAGCAG GCAGTTTTGGAAACTGTTGCAAGAGTTAGGACCAAGAAAAATGACACAAAGGAAGA AGATGAAGATATGCCAAGGTTGATAGATCAGGAG GACAATGAATTCACTCTGTCCAATTCCAAGTCAAAGTTTCCAATACTGCAGTTGGACATAAG ATTAATATCGGATCTGGTAGTTGTCATTGTATCTGCAACTTGTGGTGGAATTGCTTTTGCTTGTGCTGGACAACCG GTAATAACAGGGTATCTGCTAGCAGGATCTGTTGTTGGACCTGGGGGGTTCAGTATAGTCAGTGAAATGGTGCAA GTTGAAACAGTAGCACAATTTGGTGtcatttttctcctttttgcatTGGGCTTGGAGTTCTCCACAGCTAAG CTTCGTGTTGTTCAAGCAGTTGCTGTGTTAGGGGGCTTGCTCCAAATATTTCTTTTTATGTGTTTGTGCGGGATAACTGCCTCG CTCTGCAGTGGTGAAACTTCTGAAGGGATttttgttggtgtcttcttgtCAATGTCTTCGACAGCTGTG GTTTTAAAGTTTTTGATGGAAAGAAAAAGTATTATGACGCTTCACGGTCGGATTACTGTTGGGACCTTAATTTTGCAG GATTGTGCTGTAGGGCTGCTGTTTGCATTACTTCCAATTCTGGATGGTACATCTGGTGCTTTTGATGGAATAATATCAATTGCTAAATT GTTGGTAGTTCTAGTTACATTCTTGACCATTTTGGCAGTACTAGCACGTACATGTATACCTCGGTTTCTTAAGCTGATGATAAGCCTCTCATCACAG ACCAATGAGCTTTACCAATTGGCATCTGTGGCTTTCTGCTTGCTTGTTGCTTGG TGTAGCGATAAGCTGGGTCTAAGCTTTGAATTGGGTTCCTTTGCTGCTGGAGTGATGATATCAACAACTGATCTTGGTCAGCACACTCTTGAGCAG GTTGAGCCCATCCGAAACTTCTTTGCTGCTCTTTTTCTTGCCAGCATTGGAATGCTTATTCATGTCCAATTCCTTTGGAATCATATTGACATACTGCTGGCTGCAGTTATATtagttattatttttaaaactgCTGTAGTTGCAGCAGTAGTTAAGGGTTTCGGCTATGGTAGTAAAACATCACTTCTT GTTGGAATGTCCTTGTCCCAGATAGGAGAATTTGCTTTTCTTCTTCTAAGTCGCGCTTCAAATCTTCATCTGATTGAG GGTAAGTTGTACATGCTGCTTCTTGGCACAACAGCTCTCAGCCTG GTGACTACGCCATTGCTATTCAAACTGATTCCTGCTGTTGTACACCTTGGAGTGCTACTGCGATGGTTCCCCCCTGATGTTTCAAATGAG GTAACTGGATGTGATACCTGCTTACCCAGATGTATCCTTCCGTATTTTCCAT ATAGACCGGCGACATAA
- the LOC113775232 gene encoding K(+) efflux antiporter 4 isoform X4, with amino-acid sequence MHQPKQKILSPFILCFFCCFLTAVDQANVGNAALLESNSSSPDKPKEDSFADMMNRALEKEFNDTNEQSDEIDHGSFNNSVAEQQAVLETVARVRTKKNDTKEEDEDMPRLIDQEDNEFTLSNSKSKFPILQLDIRLISDLVVVIVSATCGGIAFACAGQPVITGYLLAGSVVGPGGFSIVSEMVQVETVAQFGVIFLLFALGLEFSTAKLRVVQAVAVLGGLLQIFLFMCLCGITASLCSGETSEGIFVGVFLSMSSTAVVLKFLMERKSIMTLHGRITVGTLILQDCAVGLLFALLPILDGTSGAFDGIISIAKLLVVLVTFLTILAVLARTCIPRFLKLMISLSSQTNELYQLASVAFCLLVAWCSDKLGLSFELGSFAAGVMISTTDLGQHTLEQVEPIRNFFAALFLASIGMLIHVQFLWNHIDILLAAVILVIIFKTAVVAAVVKGFGYGSKTSLLVGMSLSQIGEFAFLLLSRASNLHLIEGKLYMLLLGTTALSLVTTPLLFKLIPAVVHLGVLLRWFPPDVSNEVPKGAKEVD; translated from the exons ATGCATCAACCGAAACAAAAGATTCTCTCTCCATTCATTCTCTGCTTCTTCTGCTGCTTTCTAACTGCAGTCGATCAAGCCAACGTCGGCAATGCCGCGCTCCTTGAATCCAACTCTTCCTCGCCGGACAAGCCCAAAGAAGATAGCTTCGCTGACATGATGAATAGAGCTCTGGAAAAGGAGTTTAACGATACCAATGAACAATCCGACG AAATTGATCACGGGAGCTTCAATAATAGCGTTGCGGAACAGCAG GCAGTTTTGGAAACTGTTGCAAGAGTTAGGACCAAGAAAAATGACACAAAGGAAGA AGATGAAGATATGCCAAGGTTGATAGATCAGGAG GACAATGAATTCACTCTGTCCAATTCCAAGTCAAAGTTTCCAATACTGCAGTTGGACATAAG ATTAATATCGGATCTGGTAGTTGTCATTGTATCTGCAACTTGTGGTGGAATTGCTTTTGCTTGTGCTGGACAACCG GTAATAACAGGGTATCTGCTAGCAGGATCTGTTGTTGGACCTGGGGGGTTCAGTATAGTCAGTGAAATGGTGCAA GTTGAAACAGTAGCACAATTTGGTGtcatttttctcctttttgcatTGGGCTTGGAGTTCTCCACAGCTAAG CTTCGTGTTGTTCAAGCAGTTGCTGTGTTAGGGGGCTTGCTCCAAATATTTCTTTTTATGTGTTTGTGCGGGATAACTGCCTCG CTCTGCAGTGGTGAAACTTCTGAAGGGATttttgttggtgtcttcttgtCAATGTCTTCGACAGCTGTG GTTTTAAAGTTTTTGATGGAAAGAAAAAGTATTATGACGCTTCACGGTCGGATTACTGTTGGGACCTTAATTTTGCAG GATTGTGCTGTAGGGCTGCTGTTTGCATTACTTCCAATTCTGGATGGTACATCTGGTGCTTTTGATGGAATAATATCAATTGCTAAATT GTTGGTAGTTCTAGTTACATTCTTGACCATTTTGGCAGTACTAGCACGTACATGTATACCTCGGTTTCTTAAGCTGATGATAAGCCTCTCATCACAG ACCAATGAGCTTTACCAATTGGCATCTGTGGCTTTCTGCTTGCTTGTTGCTTGG TGTAGCGATAAGCTGGGTCTAAGCTTTGAATTGGGTTCCTTTGCTGCTGGAGTGATGATATCAACAACTGATCTTGGTCAGCACACTCTTGAGCAG GTTGAGCCCATCCGAAACTTCTTTGCTGCTCTTTTTCTTGCCAGCATTGGAATGCTTATTCATGTCCAATTCCTTTGGAATCATATTGACATACTGCTGGCTGCAGTTATATtagttattatttttaaaactgCTGTAGTTGCAGCAGTAGTTAAGGGTTTCGGCTATGGTAGTAAAACATCACTTCTT GTTGGAATGTCCTTGTCCCAGATAGGAGAATTTGCTTTTCTTCTTCTAAGTCGCGCTTCAAATCTTCATCTGATTGAG GGTAAGTTGTACATGCTGCTTCTTGGCACAACAGCTCTCAGCCTG GTGACTACGCCATTGCTATTCAAACTGATTCCTGCTGTTGTACACCTTGGAGTGCTACTGCGATGGTTCCCCCCTGATGTTTCAAATGAG GTTCCCAAGGGTGCAAAGGAGGTTGATTGA
- the LOC113775232 gene encoding K(+) efflux antiporter 4 isoform X2 — MHQPKQKILSPFILCFFCCFLTAVDQANVGNAALLESNSSSPDKPKEDSFADMMNRALEKEFNDTNEQSDEIDHGSFNNSVAEQQAVLETVARVRTKKNDTKEEDEDMPRLIDQEDNEFTLSNSKSKFPILQLDIRLISDLVVVIVSATCGGIAFACAGQPVITGYLLAGSVVGPGGFSIVSEMVQVETVAQFGVIFLLFALGLEFSTAKLRVVQAVAVLGGLLQIFLFMCLCGITASLCSGETSEGIFVGVFLSMSSTAVVLKFLMERKSIMTLHGRITVGTLILQDCAVGLLFALLPILDGTSGAFDGIISIAKLLVVLVTFLTILAVLARTCIPRFLKLMISLSSQTNELYQLASVAFCLLVAWCSDKLGLSFELGSFAAGVMISTTDLGQHTLEQVEPIRNFFAALFLASIGMLIHVQFLWNHIDILLAAVILVIIFKTAVVAAVVKGFGYGSKTSLLVGMSLSQIGEFAFLLLSRASNLHLIEGKLYMLLLGTTALSLVTTPLLFKLIPAVVHLGVLLRWFPPDVSNEIGNKGDILRADHARRITLMVEGSHDS; from the exons ATGCATCAACCGAAACAAAAGATTCTCTCTCCATTCATTCTCTGCTTCTTCTGCTGCTTTCTAACTGCAGTCGATCAAGCCAACGTCGGCAATGCCGCGCTCCTTGAATCCAACTCTTCCTCGCCGGACAAGCCCAAAGAAGATAGCTTCGCTGACATGATGAATAGAGCTCTGGAAAAGGAGTTTAACGATACCAATGAACAATCCGACG AAATTGATCACGGGAGCTTCAATAATAGCGTTGCGGAACAGCAG GCAGTTTTGGAAACTGTTGCAAGAGTTAGGACCAAGAAAAATGACACAAAGGAAGA AGATGAAGATATGCCAAGGTTGATAGATCAGGAG GACAATGAATTCACTCTGTCCAATTCCAAGTCAAAGTTTCCAATACTGCAGTTGGACATAAG ATTAATATCGGATCTGGTAGTTGTCATTGTATCTGCAACTTGTGGTGGAATTGCTTTTGCTTGTGCTGGACAACCG GTAATAACAGGGTATCTGCTAGCAGGATCTGTTGTTGGACCTGGGGGGTTCAGTATAGTCAGTGAAATGGTGCAA GTTGAAACAGTAGCACAATTTGGTGtcatttttctcctttttgcatTGGGCTTGGAGTTCTCCACAGCTAAG CTTCGTGTTGTTCAAGCAGTTGCTGTGTTAGGGGGCTTGCTCCAAATATTTCTTTTTATGTGTTTGTGCGGGATAACTGCCTCG CTCTGCAGTGGTGAAACTTCTGAAGGGATttttgttggtgtcttcttgtCAATGTCTTCGACAGCTGTG GTTTTAAAGTTTTTGATGGAAAGAAAAAGTATTATGACGCTTCACGGTCGGATTACTGTTGGGACCTTAATTTTGCAG GATTGTGCTGTAGGGCTGCTGTTTGCATTACTTCCAATTCTGGATGGTACATCTGGTGCTTTTGATGGAATAATATCAATTGCTAAATT GTTGGTAGTTCTAGTTACATTCTTGACCATTTTGGCAGTACTAGCACGTACATGTATACCTCGGTTTCTTAAGCTGATGATAAGCCTCTCATCACAG ACCAATGAGCTTTACCAATTGGCATCTGTGGCTTTCTGCTTGCTTGTTGCTTGG TGTAGCGATAAGCTGGGTCTAAGCTTTGAATTGGGTTCCTTTGCTGCTGGAGTGATGATATCAACAACTGATCTTGGTCAGCACACTCTTGAGCAG GTTGAGCCCATCCGAAACTTCTTTGCTGCTCTTTTTCTTGCCAGCATTGGAATGCTTATTCATGTCCAATTCCTTTGGAATCATATTGACATACTGCTGGCTGCAGTTATATtagttattatttttaaaactgCTGTAGTTGCAGCAGTAGTTAAGGGTTTCGGCTATGGTAGTAAAACATCACTTCTT GTTGGAATGTCCTTGTCCCAGATAGGAGAATTTGCTTTTCTTCTTCTAAGTCGCGCTTCAAATCTTCATCTGATTGAG GGTAAGTTGTACATGCTGCTTCTTGGCACAACAGCTCTCAGCCTG GTGACTACGCCATTGCTATTCAAACTGATTCCTGCTGTTGTACACCTTGGAGTGCTACTGCGATGGTTCCCCCCTGATGTTTCAAATGAG ATTGGAAATAAAGGTGATATCCTGCGTGCTGACCATGCTAGGCGTATAACTCTGATGGTTGAAGGATCTCATGATTCATGA